The Pantoea eucalypti sequence GTGCAGCAGGTCCAGCATCTGAATCAGACCGTATGGACGCAGGTCGAAGAACTCGCGTACCAGCAGCGTCAACTGTTCAGTTGAGATTTTCTCGGTGCCGAAGGTTTCCACCATGATAGAGGTCGGTTCAGCCACGCCAATAGCGTAGGAGACCTGAATTTCACAACGGTCAGCCAGACCCGCCGCCACGATGTTTTTTGCCACGTAACGCGCTGCATAGGCGGCAGAGCGGTCAACTTTAGAAGGATCTTTACCAGAGAACGCACCGCCACCGTGACGTGCCATACCGCCATAGGTGTCGACGATGATTTTACGGCCGGTCAGACCGCAATCGCCCATCGGACCACCAATCACAAAGCGACCGGTTGGGTTAATGTGATATTTGGTCGAGGCACTCAGCCATTCTGTTGGCAGAACCGGTTTGATGATCTCTTCCATCACCGCTTCCTGCAGATCTTTCTGACTGATGGATTCAGCGTGCTGGGTAGACAGAACGACTGCATCAATGCCAACGATTTTGCCATCGTCATACTGGAAAGTGACCTGGCTTTTGGCATCCGGACGCAGCCACGGCAGGGTCCCGTTTTTACGTACTTCAGCCTGACGCTGAACCAGACGGTGCGCGTAGGTCACCGGCGCAGGCATCAGCACGTCAGTTTCGTTGGTGGCATAGCCGAACATCAGACCCTGATCACCCGCGCCCTGTTCCAGCGGATCGGTGCGGTCAACGCCCTGATTAATATCCTGAGACTGTTTGCCAATGGCGCTTAATACCGCGCAGGAGTTGGCATCAAAGCCCATATCGGAATGAACATAGCCGATGTCACGTACGGTCTGACGGGTGATCTCTTCAATATCGACCCAGGCGCTGGTGGTGATTTCACCGCCAACCAGAACCATTCCGGTTTTAACGTAAGTTTCGCAGGCCACGCGCGCTTTAGGATCCTGTTCGAGGATCGCATCCAGCACAGCATCGGAGATCTGGTCGGCGATTTTATCGGGATGTCCTTCTGATACGGACTCGGACGTAAAAAGGTGTTTAGCCATTCTGTTCTTTACCTTAAATATGGTTTGAGTACGACTGCATAGCGCCAGTGAGGTTGTCTGACCTGACGCCCCTTCAGGCAAAGCCGCGAGCAGTGAGGTAGTATCAGCACAGCAGGCTGACACCGCCTGGATAGTAACCTGTTTAGATGGAAAACCATCTGGACGGCTATTTTAGGATAGAGGATAAACCAATTACCAGCCCTTTTTCTGTTTAAGCGCTTAACCTGTAACCGTTATCGGCATAATTTGCTGACACTGCACGCAATTCCCGGATAATCTTTTTGCATTTTAGCGCTGTAAACTGTATAAAACGCCGCTGCTTCGATAGCAGCAGCAAGGATGACGCCACTGTTTGCGTCGCGCCTGTCAGACTCTGGTCTGGCTTTCACCCAGGTTGTTTTCCATGTGCCCCTGGCATGTGCGGAGGTGATACAAGTAATGAACCACGCTTTTTCTTCTTCCGGTTCCTTGCGCTGCGGCGCTGCACTGGCTCTCTCCTGCCTCCCATCTGTTTCTTTGTCCTGCCGACACTATGTCCGATGCGGTAATTTTACCGACACAGGCGCCGGCTAATCTTTATCTCTGTTCTGCTGGTTTGGTCTCTTCTCTGCGCCCGCGTAGCGGAACGACGCAGGTTATCCATGGTCAATACATAACTAAATGTTCTCTGTTTAAACGGAGATGGCCAGGGTGTTTTACACTTAACTCTCATGCGTGAATCGCGCTGACGGCAACGTCAGGTGAACAGGACATTGTCTTTAATGTGGCAACAGGTTTTCAGATTAGCGGCCATAAAGCCGGTTAGCAGTTCTATCTTTCAACGGAAAATTGAGGTTCGCGATGTCTGACGACATGAAGAATATCAAAGGTTCGTCAGCTGGCGAACAGGGTGCACTCCGCTCCATGCAGGAGGTGGCAATGAACGATCAGGATGCGAGCAAAATGTTGCGTACGTACAACATCGCCTGGTGGGGCAACAACTATTATGACGTTAACGAACTGGGCCACATCAGTGTCTGCCCCGATCCGGATCGTCCGGATGTGCGCGTCGACTTAGCCCGCCTGGTTAAAGAGCGCGAAGCACAGGGCCAGCGTCTCCCCGCCTTGTTCTGCTTCCCACAGATTCTGCAACACCGTCTGCGCTCGATTAACGCCGCGTTTAAACGTGCGCGCGAATCTTACGGCTACAAAGGCGACTACTTCCTGGTTTACCCGATCAAAGTTAACCAGCACAAACGCGTTATTGAGTCGCTGATTCACTCTGGCGAACCGCTGGGACTGGAAGCAGGCTCGAAAGCCGAGCTGATGGCCGTGCTGGCGCATGCCGGTCAGACCCGCTCAGTGATCGTCTGTAACGGCTACAAAGATCGCGAATATATTCGTCTGGCACTGATTGGCGAGAAGATGGGCCACAAAGTCTATCTGGTGCTGGAGAAGATGACGGAAGTGCGGCTGGTGCTGGAAGAAGCGGAGCGTCTGAATGTCGTGCCGCGTCTTGGCATCCGTGCGCGTCTGGCTTCGCAAGGCTCCGGTAAATGGCAGTCGAGCGGCGGCGAAAAATCGAAGTTTGGTCTGTCCGCCACGCAGGTGCTGAAACTGGTTGAGATCATGCGCGAAGCGGGTCGCATCGACAGCCTGCAGCTGCTGCATTTCCATCTGGGTTCGCAGATGTCCAACATTCGCGACATCGCCACCGGCGTGCGTGAGTCGGCGCGTTTCTACGTCGAACTGGCGAAGCTGGGCGTTAACATCAAATGTTTCGATGTCGGTGGCGGTCTGGGCGTCGATTACGAAGGCACGCGCTCGCAGTCTGACTGCTCGGTCAACTATGGCCTGAATGAGTATGCCAACAACGTGATCTGGGCGATTGGTGCGGCCTGTGATGAGCACGGTCTCGAGCATCCGACCGTCATTACCGAGTCGGGTCGTGCTGTGACCGCGCACCACACGGTACTGGTCTCCAATATCATTGGTGTCGAGCGTAACGAGTTCAGCGAACCTGAAACGCCGGATGCGGATGCGCCGCGCCCGATTCTCAGCATGTGGGAAACCTGGCAGGAGATGCATGAGCCAAGCACCCGTCGTTCGCTGCGTGAATGGCTGCACGACAGCCAGATGGATTTGTCTGATATCCATACCGGCTACGCCTCCGGTACATACGATCTGAAGCAGCGTTCATGGGCTGAGCAGCTCTATCTGAGCATCTGCCACTATATTCAGCAGCATCTTGATCCCAGCAACCGTGCGCACCGTCCGATCATCGACGAACTGCAGGAGCGCATGGCAGATAAGATCTACGTGAACTTCTCGCTGTTCCAGTCCATGCCGGATGCGTGGGGTATCGACCAGCTGTTCCCGGTACTGCCGCTGGAAGGGCTGAACAAGAAGCCGGAGCGTCGCGCCGTGCTGCTCGACATCACCTGTGACTCCGATGGCACCATCGATCACTACGTGGATGGCGACGGTA is a genomic window containing:
- the metK gene encoding methionine adenosyltransferase, giving the protein MAKHLFTSESVSEGHPDKIADQISDAVLDAILEQDPKARVACETYVKTGMVLVGGEITTSAWVDIEEITRQTVRDIGYVHSDMGFDANSCAVLSAIGKQSQDINQGVDRTDPLEQGAGDQGLMFGYATNETDVLMPAPVTYAHRLVQRQAEVRKNGTLPWLRPDAKSQVTFQYDDGKIVGIDAVVLSTQHAESISQKDLQEAVMEEIIKPVLPTEWLSASTKYHINPTGRFVIGGPMGDCGLTGRKIIVDTYGGMARHGGGAFSGKDPSKVDRSAAYAARYVAKNIVAAGLADRCEIQVSYAIGVAEPTSIMVETFGTEKISTEQLTLLVREFFDLRPYGLIQMLDLLHPIYKETAAYGHFGREHFPWEKTDKAALLREAAGL
- the speA gene encoding biosynthetic arginine decarboxylase, whose translation is MSDDMKNIKGSSAGEQGALRSMQEVAMNDQDASKMLRTYNIAWWGNNYYDVNELGHISVCPDPDRPDVRVDLARLVKEREAQGQRLPALFCFPQILQHRLRSINAAFKRARESYGYKGDYFLVYPIKVNQHKRVIESLIHSGEPLGLEAGSKAELMAVLAHAGQTRSVIVCNGYKDREYIRLALIGEKMGHKVYLVLEKMTEVRLVLEEAERLNVVPRLGIRARLASQGSGKWQSSGGEKSKFGLSATQVLKLVEIMREAGRIDSLQLLHFHLGSQMSNIRDIATGVRESARFYVELAKLGVNIKCFDVGGGLGVDYEGTRSQSDCSVNYGLNEYANNVIWAIGAACDEHGLEHPTVITESGRAVTAHHTVLVSNIIGVERNEFSEPETPDADAPRPILSMWETWQEMHEPSTRRSLREWLHDSQMDLSDIHTGYASGTYDLKQRSWAEQLYLSICHYIQQHLDPSNRAHRPIIDELQERMADKIYVNFSLFQSMPDAWGIDQLFPVLPLEGLNKKPERRAVLLDITCDSDGTIDHYVDGDGIATTMPMPQYDVDNPPMLGFFMVGAYQEILGNMHNLFGDTEAVDVYARENGDVEVQLSDEGDTVADMLRYVQLDPNELMALFRNQVQASDVDEELRAQFLEEFESGLYGYTYLEDE